One genomic window of Salvia miltiorrhiza cultivar Shanhuang (shh) chromosome 4, IMPLAD_Smil_shh, whole genome shotgun sequence includes the following:
- the LOC131021629 gene encoding beta-galactosidase 3-like encodes MKANHRVPQWVFWACMAVFLGCGAVQCSVTYDRKAMVINGQRRILISGSIHYPRSTPEMWEDLINKAKDGGLDVIDTYVFWNVHEPSPGNYNFEGRNDLVRFVKTVKKAGLYVHLRMGPYVCAEWNFGGFPVWLKYVPGISFRTDNEPFKMAMKGFAEKIVNLMKSENLYESQGGPIILSQIENEYGPQAKLLGAPGHQYATWAANMAVALDTGVPWVMCKEEDAPDPVINTCNGFYCDAFTPNKPYKPTMWTEAWSGWFTEFGGPTHERPVQDLAFAVARFIQKGGSFLNYYMYHGGTNFGRSAGGPFITTSYDYDAPLDEYGLIQQPKYGHLKELHRAVKLCEKALVSADPVVTSLGSLQQAHVYTSESGDCAAFLSNYDTKSVVRVMFNNMHYNLPPWSISILPDCRNVVFNTAKVGVQTSQMEMLPTNKEVFSWETFNEDLTSLDDSSTFTAVGLLEQINVTRDATDYLWYTTSVDIGSSESFLQGGELPTLIVQSTGHALHVFVNGQLSGSASGTRQNRRFMFKGKVNFHAGSNKISLLSVAVGLPNVGGHYESWNTGILGPVALLGLDHGKLDLSWAKWTYQVGLKGEAMNLVSPNSFSSVEWMQGSLIAQRQQPLTWHKAYFEAPDGDEPLALDMSSMGKGQLWVNGQSLGRYWTAYATGDCNGCSYTGSFRPTKCQLGCGQPTQRWYHLPRSWLKPTENVVVLFEELGGDPTRIALVKRSLTSVCADVAEYHPNIKNWQIESYGQPEEFHKPKVHLRCAPGQSISSIKFASFGTPLGTCGNFQQGACHASTSYAILEKKCIGQQRCTVTISNSNFGHDPCPNVLKRLSVEAICSPSN; translated from the exons ATGAAGGCTAACCACCGAGTTCCGCAGTGGGTTTTTTGGGCGTGCATGGCGGTGTTCCTTGGATGTGGGGCGGTGCAGTGTAGTGTGACTTATGACAGAAAGGCCATGGTCATCAATGGCCAGAGAAGAATTCTCATTTCTGGCTCCATACACTACCCAAGAAGCACTCCTGAG ATGTGGGAAGATCTAATTAACAAGGCTAAAGATGGAGGTCTGGATGTCATTGATACTTATGTGTTCTGGAATGTTCACGAACCTTCTCCTGGCAAT TATAACTTTGAAGGGAGAAATGATCTAGTGAGGTTTGTGAAGACTGTTAAGAAAGCAGGGTTGTATGTTCATCTCCGTATGGGGCCTTATGTTTGTGCCGAATGGAACTTTGG GGGATTTCCAGTGTGGCTGAAATATGTACCAGGGATTAGTTTCAGGACAGATAATGAGCCTTTCAAG ATGGCTATGAAGGGGTTTGCTGAGAAAATCGTTAATCTCATGAAGAGTGAAAATCTGTATGAATCACAGGGTGGACCCATTATATTGTCTCAG ATTGAAAATGAGTATGGGCCACAAGCGAAACTACTTGGTGCTCCTGGCCATCAATATGCTACTTGGGCTGCAAACATGGCTGTTGCACTTGACACCGGGGTTCCATGGGTGATGTGCAAAGAAGAAGATGCCCCAGATCCTGTG ATTAACACATGCAATGGGTTCTATTGTGATGCTTTCACCCCCAACAAACCTTACAAGCCAACAATGTGGACTGAAGCTTGGAGTGGCTG GTTTACAGAATTTGGCGGTCCAACGCATGAGAGGCCTGTTCAGGATTTAGCATTTGCTGTGGCTAGATTTATACAGAAGGGAGGCTCATTTTTGAACTATTACATG TACCATGGAGGCACGAATTTTGGGCGCTCCGCAGGAGGCCCTTTCATTACTACAAGCTATGATTATGATGCTCCACTAGATGAATATG GTTTGATCCAACAACCTAAATATGGCCATTTGAAGGAACTGCATAGAGCTGTCAAATTATGTGAGAAAGCTCTAGTTTCAGCAGATCCCGTGGTGACTTCTCTAGGGAGCCTTCAGCAG GCTCATGTATACACTTCAGAGTCAGGCGATTGTGCAGCATTTCTTTCTAATTATGATACTAAGTCTGTGGTGAGAGTTATGTTCAATAACATGCACTACAACCTGCCGCCTTGGTCCATTAGCATCCTTCCTGACTGCAGAAACGTTGTCTTTAATACAGCCAAA GTTGGAGTTCAAACATCACAAATGGAAATGCTACCGACTAATAAAGAAGTGTTCTCCTGGGAAACATTCAACGAAGATTTAACTTCTCTTGATGACAGCTCAACCTTCACTGCTGTTGGTCTCTTGGAGCAGATAAATGTTACAAGAGATGCGACCGATTATCTCTGGTATACAACTAG TGTTGATATTGGTTCATCAGAGTCCTTTCTGCAAGGTGGGGAGCTCCCAACTCTTATTGTTCAGTCAACTGGTCATGCTCTGCATGTTTTTGTGAACGGACAGCTCTCTG GTTCTGCTTCTGGCACGAGGCAAAACAGGAGATTTATGTTTAAGGGAAAAGTTAACTTTCATGCTGGATCTAACAAGATTAGTCTCCTGAGTGTGGCCGTTGGATTGCCA AATGTTGGCGGACATTATGAGTCATGGAACACTGGAATCTTGGGTCCCGTTGCATTGCTAGGACTTGACCACGGAAAATTGGATTTGTCCTGGGCAAAATGGACTTACCAG GTTGGTCTTAAGGGAGAAGCTATGAATCTTGTCTCTCCAAACAGTTTCTCCTCAGTTGAGTGGATGCAAGGTTCACTAATAGCCCAGAGGCAGCAGCCTTTGACATGGCATAAG GCCTATTTTGAAGCACCAGATGGAGATGAGCCATTGGCTTTGGACATGAGTAGCATGGGCAAAGGCCAATTGTGGGTGAATGGCCAGAGTCTGGGAAGATACTGGACTGCTTATGCCACCGGTGATTGCAATGGATGTAGTTACACGGGAAGTTTCCGGCCAACCAAGTGCCAACTCGGGTGTGGGCAACCAACTCAAAGATG GTATCATCTACCACGTTCTTGGCTAAAACCAACCGAAAATGTGGTGGTACTTTTTGAAGAACTTGGAGGAGATCCCACGAGGATCGCTCTTGTCAAGAGGTCACTAACCAGCGTTTGTGCTGACGTTGCTGAGTATCACCCTAACATTAAGAACTGGCAAATAGAAAGCTACGGCCAGCCTGAAGAGTTCCACAAACCCAAGGTTCATCTGCGCTGTGCTCCTGGACAGTCCATTTCTTCCATTAAGTTTGCAAGCTTCGGAACTCCTCTTGGAACCTGTGGTAACTTCCAGCAAGGAGCTTGCCATGCTTCAACTTCATATGCCATCTTAGAGAAG AAGTGCATTGGGCAGCAGAGATGCACTGTGACAATATCCAACAGTAACTTTGGGCATGATCCATGTCCGAATGTGCTAAAGCGGCTGTCAGTTGAAGCAATATGTTCCCCTTCGAACTAA